The sequence ttgtttttcactaaaattttatgaaaaacaacaCAATCTCATATAAAGTTAATTAAGGGAAGTTAAGAGATAGATTTTCATCTcatattaaggttattttcaaatataggaaaatgagatagttttctttaaaacaaaaattggaaAGGTTAATGTCTAAGCAAAGTATAAGTGTGtttatatcaaataaaataaaatttatatttcctttaaaaCTTCACTTTCTTTAGGTACTGTGCTTTTTCTGGTTTAttttgtaagtaaaaaaaaaaagaacactaATGAAAACAACTTTTTCAAACAGATTCGATTTTTATGAGGTTTGACGGATGTGTACAGACTGGCCGTGTTCTTTATTGGGCCCAGGCCTTTATGTTtggtataaaaaattaattaattttaaaaaaataaaaataaaaataaacaccaaaaaataaaagaagaagaaggcccAGGTTGGGGACGCTctgctttttcctttttttcttatgtGACGCGGACAAAAGactggtaatttttttttatatattatatgtcgtaaaaaataactttaaaaagcAAAATGTTGTTCTTGTCGTTTTCATAAGttgtaatcttttttatttatttatttttgggtaagtaattatttgttgtttatgttgtcTTTCGTCAGTCATAATGACAAATTAAtattctatcaaaaaaatattattaatattaatattaaataataataaaaagacaaacTAATACATTTATTTGGAGACccctctttttttgttgttgtttgggtGAATATTAATTTGGAGATCCAATAATTCCAAGGGCATCAAGCTCACCAATAACGAATGTTGCTCTTTTGTGGGTCGCATCCTCTTTAATACTCTTCTTTTGTATTGAGCAAGCTTTTGTCTGCATCAGAAATCAACCTTGTAGGCCCGGATTTTCCTAAGAATCCACTCACTTCGGGAGAGTACTAAACTTGCCAAATGGAATGAGAATTAAAATACTGGATTAAAAAGGCTATGAGCTTTTAACTAACATATGGATCTTACATTTTTAATTGTCACATCATGATTTCATGTCCTGATCCTAACACATACAAGAGTAcaacaaatttaatttaaacagagcataagaattaaattaaaacttataaattaaacatAAACACAATTTCTAAGATGGATGTGTATGGTCGGCGGACAAACTCCCGAGTCTTGCCGCTGGATGaggtaaaaataaatacaaaataaaatgaattgaaactcataaaaatacatgaaatttCTAGCCACAAATAAGCTTTTTCCCCAAACCAACCCCCCCAAATGCTGGCcaaaaatatgtttattaacCTATGCTTTAGACTCACCAAGTTCAACGTCCTTGACAGGACCAGTTTCAACACCTTCCTTCAAAAGTCTGATTTCCTCCTCAGTTAGGCTGTTTTTCGTGTGGGGAAGCGTCTTGTTATTTGAATGCTTTTCAGACTCCACAGCCCAACTATAGATTACCATGCCAAGAACGGCAAGAAACATCCCCATGATGTTCTTGAAAGTTAGCTCCGAATCGAAGAGGAGCCACCCCAATGTGAGGACACACACTGTTTTCATGTGACCTAAAACCTGGAAGGAAACGGCTGAAAAGCGTCCAATGCAAAGGTACTGGCTCATGTTGCAGAATACTGCTAGGGAGCACGAAAGAAGTATGAATAACTGCACATATTCACAACTTGTCATTAGAtaccaaattttaaaaactccATACGCATTAATGCATAAGATAGCAATTAACAGATGTAAATggggtaaaaaagaaaaaaaaaaaaaaaaaagaatgattgcTTACAATGGCACCAGTAGACATTTTATAGTTTGTTACAAATTTGCCACTAAGGAAATAATCAACAAATGGCCCAAGAATAAGGAGAGAAGCGGCTTGAATTGGAGCTGTCTTACTCAACAATTCAAAAGATCCAATTGAGTACTTCTTCTGCAGGGAACCTATTGTCTGTTCcacaaagaaacaaaatcagAGACagcaaataataatttattttccacaaaAAGTATGAATATATGTAGTAAACTATATATGtgcttccaaaaataaaaaataaaagaaatcaccAAAAAGAAATCATTATAATGGATTCCTTCACTTCATGCCCTGACAGAACAAATGATACAAATCCCACGATATTGCAACCAGAAATGGGGGCATCACTCGTGTCCCCAGTATAATAAAGTTTGGTTTCATACTAGATTTATGTTGAATTACAGCTTGATCATTTTCAATATTAGAGGATATGGCACGGTCCTAACAACTCAAAATGTTTCCACTagaactattaaaaaatttctgtTTCCAagtcctaattttttttttttttggttggaaatGTCAATACCtaaaaaatatacatgttgcagttgaaattttaaaagtatAGTTAGTCCAATAAATTTCTTTATGTTCTTGCCCATCTATAATTGTAGGAAACACCTATAAAACTACTAGCTGATGAAAACTGACCAACATCTTCATTTCCTAGATTAAAGATTTA is a genomic window of Quercus lobata isolate SW786 chromosome 2, ValleyOak3.0 Primary Assembly, whole genome shotgun sequence containing:
- the LOC115974753 gene encoding UDP-rhamnose/UDP-galactose transporter 2-like isoform X1, whose amino-acid sequence is MESEKKSSSVSDVGAWAMNVVSSVGIIMANKQLMSSSGYAFGFATTLTGFHFAVTALVGLVSNATGFSASKHVPFWELFWFSIVANMSITGMNFSLMLNSVGFYQISKLSMIPVVCVMEWILHSKQYSREVKMAVVVVVLGVGVCTVTDVKVNVKGFICACVAVLSTSLQQITIGSLQKKYSIGSFELLSKTAPIQAASLLILGPFVDYFLSGKFVTNYKMSTGAILFILLSCSLAVFCNMSQYLCIGRFSAVSFQVLGHMKTVCVLTLGWLLFDSELTFKNIMGMFLAVLGMVIYSWAVESEKHSNNKTLPHTKNSLTEEEIRLLKEGVETGPVKDVELVLSRSEWILRKIRAYKVDF
- the LOC115974753 gene encoding UDP-rhamnose/UDP-galactose transporter 2-like isoform X2 → MESEKKSSSVSDVGAWAMNVVSSVGIIMANKQLMSSSGYAFGFATTLTGFHFAVTALVGLVSNATGFSASKHVPFWELFWFSIVANMSITGMNFSLMLNSVGFYQISKLSMIPVVCVMEWILHSKQYSREVKMAVVVVVLGVGVCTVTDVKVNVKGFICACVAVLSTSLQQITIGSLQKKYSIGSFELLSKTAPIQAASLLILGPFVDYFLSGKFVTNYKMSTGAILFILLSCSLAVFCNMSQYLCIGRFSAVSFQVLGHMKTVCVLTLGWLLFDSELTFKNIMGMFLAVLGMVIYSWAVESEKHSNNKTLPHTKNSLTEEEIRLLKEGVETGPVKDVELGSGHEIMM
- the LOC115974753 gene encoding UDP-rhamnose/UDP-galactose transporter 2-like isoform X3, coding for MESEKKSSSVSDVGAWAMNVVSSVGIIMANKQLMSSSGYAFGFATTLTGFHFAVTALVGLVSNATGFSASKHVPFWELFWFSIVANMSITGMNFSLMLNSVGFYQISKLSMIPVVCVMEWILHSKQYSREVKMAVVVVVLGVGVCTVTDVKVNVKGFICACVAVLSTSLQQITIGSLQKKYSIGSFELLSKTAPIQAASLLILGPFVDYFLSGKFVTNYKMSTGAILFILLSCSLAVFCNMSQYLCIGRFSAVSFQVLGHMKTVCVLTLGWLLFDSELTFKNIMGMFLAVLGMVIYSWAVESEKHSNNKTLPHTKNSLTEEEIRLLKEGVETGPVKDVELGESKA